From a region of the Thiorhodovibrio winogradskyi genome:
- the hisC gene encoding histidinol-phosphate transaminase gives MNDKIITGNPAHAAGAAALDTLVRPAIRALSAYHVPDATGLIKLDAMENPYSLPEELREPWLSALREQALNRYPDPQASLLRTTLRATMGIPAGMGLVLGNGSDELIQMLALALGGPGRTLLSVEPGFVMYRMIATVAGLDYLGVPLRAEDFALDLDATLAAIEEHQPALTFLAYPNNPTGNLFAADSIARIIEASPGLVVVDEAYAPFTDHSFLSRLGDWPNLLVLRTVSKMGLAGLRLGYLAGPPEWIEEIDKTRLPYNINVLTQASAVFALRHAEVFDAQTRLIRAERERLAKALAAMDGMQVYPSEANFILLRLPDGTAGPVFMGLKAQGVLIKNLDGAHPRLRDCLRVTVGTADENQAFLEALAKAV, from the coding sequence ATGAATGACAAGATCATCACTGGCAACCCGGCCCATGCAGCCGGTGCGGCGGCGCTTGACACCCTGGTGCGGCCAGCCATCCGCGCGCTGAGCGCCTACCATGTGCCGGACGCCACCGGCCTGATCAAGCTCGATGCCATGGAAAACCCCTATTCCTTGCCGGAGGAGCTGCGCGAGCCCTGGCTGTCCGCGCTGCGCGAGCAGGCGCTGAATCGCTACCCCGATCCCCAGGCGAGCCTGTTGCGGACCACCCTGCGCGCCACCATGGGGATACCCGCCGGCATGGGCTTGGTGCTTGGCAATGGCTCGGACGAACTCATACAGATGCTGGCACTGGCGCTCGGCGGCCCCGGGCGAACCCTGTTGTCGGTCGAGCCCGGCTTTGTCATGTATCGGATGATCGCGACCGTCGCCGGGCTCGACTATCTCGGCGTGCCCTTGCGGGCGGAGGATTTCGCGCTAGACCTGGATGCGACACTGGCCGCCATCGAAGAACACCAGCCAGCTCTGACCTTTCTTGCCTACCCCAACAACCCCACTGGCAATCTGTTCGCGGCTGACAGCATCGCGCGCATCATCGAGGCGAGCCCTGGACTGGTGGTGGTCGATGAGGCCTATGCGCCCTTCACCGATCACAGCTTTCTGTCGCGCTTGGGTGACTGGCCCAATTTGCTGGTGCTGCGCACGGTGTCAAAAATGGGCCTGGCCGGGCTGCGGCTTGGCTATCTGGCTGGTCCCCCGGAATGGATTGAAGAGATTGACAAAACCCGCTTGCCCTACAACATTAATGTGCTGACCCAGGCCAGCGCGGTCTTTGCATTACGCCATGCCGAGGTGTTTGATGCCCAAACCCGGCTGATCCGCGCGGAGCGCGAGCGTCTGGCTAAGGCCCTGGCGGCGATGGACGGCATGCAAGTCTATCCGAGCGAGGCCAATTTTATTCTGCTGCGTCTGCCGGACGGAACGGCCGGGCCGGTGTTCATGGGTCTCAAGGCGCAAGGCGTACTGATCAAGAATCTCGACGGTGCCCATCCGCGACTGCGTGATTGTCTGCGTGTGACCGTGGGGACAGCGGATGAAAATCAGGCATTTCTAGAGGCGCTGGCGAAAGCCGTTTAA
- the mlaE gene encoding lipid asymmetry maintenance ABC transporter permease subunit MlaE yields the protein MSGPLNAPFNALASLGRVVLDRVARFGRAHVLLLGMLAGLPSLLPRPRLLLLQLYATGVLSVLIVVVSGLFVGMVLGLQGYYVLSQFGAAESLGVMVAASLVRELGPVVTALLVAGRAGSALTAEIGLMKTTEQLSGLEMMAVDPVKRVLSPRLLGGFLSMPLLAALFSAVGVLGGYFVGVGLLGVDSGAFWSQMQAKIDFHGDVLNGVIKSLVFGFVVTWIALFEGYDAVPTATGISRSTTRTVVNAALAVLALDFVLTALMFGD from the coding sequence ATGAGCGGGCCGCTCAATGCACCATTTAACGCGCTGGCCTCGCTGGGACGGGTCGTTCTGGACCGGGTCGCGCGCTTTGGGCGGGCGCATGTGTTGTTGCTTGGCATGCTTGCCGGGCTGCCGTCCCTCTTGCCACGCCCGCGCCTGCTGCTGCTGCAGCTTTATGCCACTGGCGTGCTGTCTGTTCTCATTGTGGTGGTCTCCGGGCTATTTGTTGGCATGGTGCTCGGGCTGCAGGGCTACTATGTGCTCTCGCAGTTCGGCGCGGCGGAAAGCCTGGGGGTCATGGTGGCGGCCTCTCTGGTGCGCGAGCTCGGTCCCGTGGTCACGGCCCTGCTGGTCGCGGGGCGCGCGGGCTCGGCCTTGACCGCCGAGATCGGTCTAATGAAGACCACCGAGCAGCTCTCGGGGCTTGAGATGATGGCCGTCGATCCGGTGAAGCGGGTGCTGAGCCCGCGTCTGCTCGGCGGTTTTCTGTCCATGCCCCTGCTCGCCGCCCTCTTTAGCGCGGTCGGGGTGCTGGGAGGCTACTTTGTCGGCGTTGGCCTGCTGGGCGTGGATTCCGGCGCCTTCTGGAGTCAGATGCAGGCAAAGATCGACTTTCACGGGGATGTGCTAAATGGCGTCATCAAGAGCCTGGTATTCGGCTTTGTCGTGACATGGATCGCGCTCTTCGAGGGCTATGATGCCGTGCCCACGGCAACCGGAATTAGCCGCTCAACGACTCGCACCGTGGTCAATGCCGCGCTGGCGGTGCTGGCGTTGGACTTTGTTTTGACGGCCCTGATGTTTGGAGACTAG
- a CDS encoding MlaC/ttg2D family ABC transporter substrate-binding protein, which yields MQQLKFFALGVLLMLAAIGTSLAEESPTDLVRNTAEKMLSTLEARRAEVDRQPEIIYELVGRIVAPHFDFELITQSTVGRDWRQATPAQHKALTDAFREVLVRTYATALLKYSGQEIVYQTAKPGTRDGTVIVPTQVRAPGSSAIPVDYRLHNKRGSWKVYDVVIENVSLISNYRGQFRSIIGRDGIDGLIRELRAKSLSTT from the coding sequence ATGCAACAGTTAAAGTTTTTCGCGCTTGGCGTCCTTTTGATGCTGGCGGCGATTGGAACGTCACTGGCGGAGGAATCTCCAACGGATCTGGTGCGCAATACTGCAGAGAAGATGCTCTCGACGCTGGAGGCGAGACGCGCGGAAGTGGATCGTCAGCCCGAGATCATTTACGAGTTGGTTGGCCGCATTGTGGCCCCGCATTTTGATTTTGAGCTGATTACCCAGTCAACCGTCGGGCGCGATTGGCGCCAGGCCACGCCAGCGCAGCACAAGGCCCTGACCGACGCCTTCCGCGAGGTGCTGGTTCGCACCTATGCGACGGCCCTGCTCAAGTATTCCGGCCAGGAGATCGTCTATCAGACCGCCAAGCCGGGCACCCGTGATGGGACTGTCATTGTTCCCACCCAGGTTCGCGCTCCCGGCAGCTCGGCCATTCCGGTTGACTACCGTCTGCACAACAAGAGGGGGAGCTGGAAGGTCTACGACGTGGTGATTGAAAATGTCAGCCTGATTTCAAACTATCGCGGCCAGTTCCGCTCCATCATCGGGCGCGATGGCATCGATGGCCTGATTCGGGAGTTGCGTGCCAAAAGCCTATCGACCACCTGA
- the hisG gene encoding ATP phosphoribosyltransferase, producing MNQQLTIALSKGRIFEQSLPLLAAAGVEPRDDPERSRKLILDTNSPEVKLVIIRASDVPTYVQYGAADVGIAGKDVLLEHGGDGLYEPLDLRIARCRMMVAGKPEAVRQRPGRLRIATKYVRCAERHFATQGKQVEIIKLYGSMELAPLVGLSDLIVDLVESGNTLKANGLVPLEHICDISSRLIVNKASWKMKHERVMQLITDIRAAVDSGA from the coding sequence GTGAACCAACAACTGACCATCGCGCTTTCCAAAGGGCGCATCTTCGAGCAATCCCTGCCGCTGCTCGCTGCCGCTGGCGTGGAGCCGCGTGACGACCCAGAACGCAGCCGTAAGCTCATCCTTGACACCAACAGTCCAGAGGTCAAGCTGGTCATCATCCGTGCCAGCGATGTACCCACCTATGTGCAATATGGTGCGGCCGATGTTGGTATCGCTGGCAAGGACGTGCTGCTTGAGCATGGCGGTGATGGCCTGTACGAACCGCTCGACCTGCGCATCGCACGCTGTCGCATGATGGTGGCCGGCAAGCCGGAGGCGGTGCGCCAGCGCCCTGGACGGCTGCGCATCGCCACTAAATATGTCCGCTGCGCCGAGCGCCATTTCGCCACCCAGGGCAAGCAGGTCGAAATCATCAAGCTCTACGGCTCCATGGAGCTCGCGCCCTTGGTTGGCTTGTCTGACCTCATTGTCGACTTGGTTGAAAGTGGCAATACCCTGAAAGCCAACGGTTTGGTGCCTCTGGAGCACATCTGTGACATCAGCTCGCGCCTGATCGTCAATAAGGCCTCCTGGAAGATGAAACACGAGCGTGTAATGCAGCTCATTACCGACATTCGCGCTGCTGTTGACTCTGGGGCCTGA
- the mlaD gene encoding outer membrane lipid asymmetry maintenance protein MlaD, which translates to MVKMRTLEIAVGAFMVAGLVALFFLAMHVSNLSNLAAGDGYRIRANFDNVGSLKVRSPVSMSGVRVGRVESIAYDQQRFQAVVTMLIDEQFNSIPTDTFANIFTAGLLGEKYIGLDPGGSMEVLADGDQIEHTQSALVLEQMIGRFLLSKAEEGVD; encoded by the coding sequence ATGGTCAAAATGCGCACGCTTGAGATCGCAGTCGGCGCCTTCATGGTCGCGGGCTTGGTGGCGCTCTTCTTCCTGGCGATGCACGTGAGCAATCTGAGCAATCTTGCCGCTGGCGATGGCTACCGCATTCGTGCCAATTTCGACAATGTCGGCAGCCTGAAGGTGCGCTCACCCGTGAGTATGTCTGGTGTGCGTGTCGGGCGGGTTGAGTCCATCGCCTACGATCAGCAGCGCTTTCAGGCGGTGGTAACCATGCTGATCGATGAACAGTTCAATTCAATCCCCACGGACACTTTCGCCAATATTTTCACCGCCGGTTTACTGGGAGAAAAATACATCGGGCTCGATCCAGGCGGCAGCATGGAGGTACTAGCCGATGGCGATCAGATCGAACATACCCAGTCGGCCCTGGTTCTTGAGCAGATGATCGGGCGCTTTCTGCTGAGCAAGGCGGAAGAGGGTGTCGATTAA
- the hisD gene encoding histidinol dehydrogenase, translating to MPKIQRLSTTDPDFNTQLDALLAWDSVSDSAVRQRVAEIIEQVRQRGDAALCDYTSRFDGWQPTSAAALELPLERLRQALRAIPAAQREALDLAAARIRAYAERQRLQSWEYIEADGTLLGQKITPLDRVGLYVPGGKAAYPSSVLMNAVPAKVAGVAELIMVVPTPRGELNELVLAAAAIAGVDRVFALGGAQAIAALAYGTETVPAVDKVVGPGNIYVATAKRAVFGQVGIDMVAGPSEILILCDGQTDPDWIAMDLFSQAEHDEDAQSILVSWDAAYLERVLASIERLLPGMERADTIATSLTSRGALILARDQDDATRVANRIAPEHLELSVADPQALAAKIRHAGAIFMGRHTAEALGDYCAGPNHVLPTSRTARFSSPLGVYDFQKRSSLIMASPAGAANLAATASKLARGEGLTAHARSAELRGDPG from the coding sequence ATGCCAAAGATCCAGCGCTTGTCCACAACAGATCCAGACTTCAACACCCAGCTTGACGCCCTGTTGGCCTGGGATTCAGTCTCTGATTCGGCCGTGCGGCAGCGAGTGGCCGAGATCATCGAGCAGGTACGTCAGCGCGGCGATGCGGCATTGTGTGACTACACCAGCCGCTTCGATGGCTGGCAACCGACCAGTGCCGCCGCGCTGGAGTTGCCGCTGGAACGACTGCGCCAAGCACTTAGGGCAATACCCGCTGCCCAACGCGAAGCCCTTGATCTGGCCGCCGCGCGCATCCGCGCCTACGCCGAGCGTCAGCGCTTGCAAAGCTGGGAGTACATCGAGGCCGATGGCACCCTGCTGGGGCAGAAGATTACCCCGCTCGACCGGGTCGGTCTTTATGTGCCGGGCGGCAAGGCGGCCTATCCGTCCTCGGTCCTGATGAACGCCGTGCCGGCCAAGGTTGCTGGCGTGGCGGAACTCATTATGGTCGTACCCACGCCGCGCGGGGAACTCAACGAGCTGGTACTGGCGGCAGCCGCCATTGCCGGGGTTGATCGGGTCTTTGCCCTGGGCGGCGCGCAGGCGATCGCGGCCTTGGCCTATGGCACCGAGACAGTTCCGGCGGTCGACAAGGTGGTCGGGCCCGGCAATATCTATGTCGCCACCGCCAAGCGCGCGGTCTTTGGGCAAGTTGGCATCGACATGGTTGCCGGCCCTTCGGAGATTCTGATTCTGTGTGATGGCCAGACCGATCCAGACTGGATCGCCATGGATCTCTTCTCCCAGGCCGAGCATGATGAAGACGCTCAATCCATTCTGGTCAGCTGGGACGCGGCCTATCTCGAACGGGTGCTAGCCAGCATCGAGCGGCTATTGCCAGGCATGGAGCGCGCGGACACGATAGCAACCTCTCTGACCTCGCGCGGCGCTCTCATCCTGGCGCGCGACCAAGACGACGCCACCAGGGTGGCCAACCGCATCGCACCCGAGCATCTCGAGCTCTCGGTGGCTGATCCCCAGGCCTTGGCTGCAAAAATTCGCCACGCCGGGGCCATTTTCATGGGGCGCCATACGGCCGAAGCCTTGGGTGATTATTGCGCCGGGCCCAATCATGTGTTGCCGACCTCGCGCACCGCGCGCTTCTCCTCGCCGCTCGGCGTCTATGACTTTCAAAAACGCTCCAGCCTCATCATGGCCTCGCCCGCTGGGGCCGCCAATCTGGCCGCCACCGCGAGCAAGCTGGCACGCGGCGAGGGGCTGACGGCGCACGCGCGCTCGGCTGAGTTGCGTGGCGACCCTGGTTGA
- a CDS encoding ABC transporter ATP-binding protein, with protein sequence MTDAVVSAVQSCSVPKSASPEPWALVRVRGLSFRRGEQVIFDQLNLDIERGKVTAIMGPSGAGKTTLLKLISGLLRPDAGTIEVDGQDIGQLSRNELFELRIRMGMLFQSGALLTDLNVFENVAYPLREHYRLPESVLRRLVLMKLEAVGLRGGAHLMPNALSGGMARRVALARAVALDPMIILYDEPFTGQDPISMGVLVSLIRQLNDASAMTSLVVSHDVRETLGIADRAYLVAGGRLVCQGTPDEIARESSPWVRQFVDGLPDGPVHFHYPASDLADAFLEPPRRS encoded by the coding sequence ATGACGGACGCTGTCGTTTCCGCTGTTCAGTCTTGCTCGGTTCCCAAGTCCGCGAGCCCTGAGCCGTGGGCACTGGTGCGGGTGCGCGGGCTGAGTTTTCGTCGCGGCGAGCAGGTCATTTTCGACCAACTCAACCTCGATATTGAACGCGGCAAGGTGACTGCCATCATGGGTCCTAGCGGTGCCGGCAAGACGACACTGCTAAAGCTGATTAGCGGGCTGCTCCGGCCGGATGCCGGCACCATTGAGGTTGACGGTCAGGACATTGGCCAGCTAAGTCGCAACGAGCTGTTTGAGTTGCGCATCCGCATGGGCATGCTGTTTCAGAGCGGTGCGCTCCTGACGGACCTGAATGTATTTGAAAACGTCGCCTATCCCTTGCGCGAGCATTATCGGCTGCCAGAGTCGGTGCTGCGGCGCCTGGTCCTGATGAAGCTCGAGGCTGTCGGGCTGCGCGGCGGGGCGCATCTCATGCCGAATGCCCTGTCCGGAGGCATGGCGCGCCGGGTCGCTTTGGCGCGGGCAGTCGCTCTTGACCCTATGATCATCCTGTATGACGAGCCTTTTACTGGCCAAGACCCCATTTCCATGGGGGTGCTTGTCAGCCTAATCCGCCAGCTCAATGATGCCAGCGCCATGACCAGCCTGGTGGTGTCTCACGATGTGCGCGAGACACTCGGCATTGCTGATCGGGCTTACCTGGTGGCCGGTGGGCGCCTGGTCTGCCAGGGCACGCCGGATGAGATCGCGCGGGAGTCTTCTCCCTGGGTACGGCAGTTCGTCGACGGCCTGCCAGATGGGCCAGTGCATTTTCACTATCCCGCATCCGATCTGGCGGACGCTTTTCTCGAGCCCCCCCGGCGATCATGA
- the murA gene encoding UDP-N-acetylglucosamine 1-carboxyvinyltransferase yields MDKLLITGGPVLEGEVRIAGAKNAALPILAATLLAETPCELSNVPHLRDITTTMELLGRMGVRLTVDDRMRIHADASEVNVFAAPYDLVKTMRASILVLGPLLARFGEAEVSLPGGCAIGSRPVNLHIDGLRAMGAEIEVRNGYVRARARRLRGAHFIMDQVTVTGTENLMMAAALAKGRTVLENAAREPEVLDLACFLNRMGARISGAGTSTLVIEGVGHLSGTHYSVLPDRIETGTYLVAGAITGGHVRVRATRADLLDAVLAKLREAGAHLEIGEDWIELDMRGRKLRAVDVYTAPYPAFPTDMQAQFCALNSIAEGTGTLTETVFENRFMHVLEMQRMGADIRLEGNLAICRGVARLTAAPVMATDLRASASLVLAALVAEGDTLIDRIYHIDRGYDNIEEKLSSLGAVVRRVSAKPETTAVP; encoded by the coding sequence ATGGATAAGTTACTCATTACTGGCGGGCCAGTCTTGGAGGGAGAGGTCAGAATCGCTGGCGCCAAGAATGCCGCCCTGCCCATTCTGGCGGCCACGCTTCTTGCCGAGACGCCCTGCGAGCTGTCGAATGTGCCGCATCTGCGTGACATCACAACTACCATGGAATTGCTCGGACGCATGGGCGTGCGCCTGACCGTGGATGATCGCATGCGCATCCACGCAGATGCCAGTGAGGTGAATGTCTTTGCCGCGCCCTATGATCTGGTGAAGACCATGCGTGCGTCTATCCTGGTGCTAGGGCCGCTGCTGGCGCGTTTTGGCGAGGCGGAGGTGTCCCTCCCGGGCGGCTGTGCAATCGGTTCTCGCCCGGTAAATCTGCATATCGACGGATTGCGCGCCATGGGCGCGGAGATTGAGGTTCGCAACGGCTATGTGCGCGCGCGCGCCAGGCGACTGCGCGGCGCGCATTTCATCATGGACCAGGTGACGGTCACGGGCACCGAGAATTTAATGATGGCCGCGGCGCTGGCCAAAGGACGAACAGTGCTCGAGAATGCGGCACGTGAGCCAGAGGTGCTGGATCTGGCCTGTTTTCTCAATCGCATGGGTGCGCGCATCAGCGGTGCTGGAACCAGTACTCTCGTCATTGAGGGTGTCGGGCATCTCAGCGGAACCCACTACTCGGTGTTACCGGATCGAATAGAAACCGGCACCTATCTGGTGGCTGGCGCCATCACCGGCGGCCATGTCCGAGTGCGGGCAACGCGCGCCGACCTGCTTGATGCCGTGCTGGCTAAATTGCGCGAAGCCGGCGCCCATCTCGAGATCGGCGAGGATTGGATCGAACTCGACATGCGTGGGCGAAAATTGCGTGCCGTCGATGTCTACACCGCCCCCTACCCGGCCTTCCCGACCGACATGCAGGCACAGTTCTGCGCATTGAACAGCATCGCCGAGGGCACGGGAACCCTGACAGAAACCGTGTTTGAAAATCGCTTCATGCATGTCCTCGAGATGCAACGCATGGGCGCGGATATCCGCCTCGAGGGAAATCTGGCCATCTGTCGCGGAGTGGCGCGTCTGACGGCCGCGCCGGTCATGGCGACCGATCTGCGCGCATCGGCCAGTCTGGTGCTGGCCGCGCTGGTGGCGGAGGGCGACACCCTGATTGATCGGATTTATCACATTGATCGCGGCTACGATAATATCGAAGAGAAGTTATCCTCACTGGGGGCGGTGGTGCGAAGGGTTTCCGCCAAGCCAGAGACAACCGCTGTTCCCTGA
- a CDS encoding STAS domain-containing protein, which produces MVARLIEIDEGRFRIEGELNLKSVATLARESSRLFPGQGRRAQFQIKQLQRQHSQRETLELDLSGVTRANSAAVALMLDWTARAQAVGSRLRIRHWPESMLRIARFSNLAELFGLSESTEDARARFRASAPPADVRPLVENDG; this is translated from the coding sequence ATGGTCGCGCGGCTAATAGAAATTGACGAGGGACGCTTTCGCATCGAGGGCGAACTGAATCTAAAATCCGTTGCAACGCTTGCTCGGGAGTCCTCGCGTTTGTTTCCTGGCCAAGGTCGCCGGGCGCAATTCCAAATAAAGCAGCTTCAGAGACAACATTCTCAGAGAGAGACTCTTGAACTTGACCTGTCCGGTGTGACTCGAGCCAATAGCGCTGCTGTCGCACTCATGCTTGACTGGACAGCTCGCGCGCAAGCTGTGGGGAGCCGCTTACGAATTCGTCATTGGCCCGAATCCATGTTGCGCATCGCGCGCTTTTCAAATCTCGCCGAACTATTCGGGCTTTCCGAATCAACCGAGGATGCGCGGGCAAGATTCCGGGCAAGCGCTCCACCCGCGGATGTCAGACCACTGGTTGAAAACGATGGATAA
- a CDS encoding hybrid sensor histidine kinase/response regulator: protein MAPLGDLIHNATLLLALALVHNLVVAHLPRQRLATQVLDGALFGLVALAGMLYPMTLMPGVIFDGRSVVLSMAGLFGGPISAAVAALIAGIYRLWLGGPGVYMGIGTLLTAAALGVGFRYLCQRLRWPINWVTLAPFGLGVHLLALTWVVVLPGAVRAQVLGRIALPFLVVLPIFSLVLGLVFRMQEQRIENGRALERERDRLQRLLETVEAIIQASPVPQLIIDTQGRVLSINPAFERTIGYTLKEMPTLEQWWLLAYPDPDYRQWIQNIWGRHAQRAAETGDTSATVEIRVHCKDRLSRLFMAGTVALDVGDGNTQTRFLVTFYDVTELKRAQVAAEAAAQAKMRFLAHMSHEIRTPMNGIIGLSELALRGPLDDGTREYLEQMHESGHHLLAILDDILDHSKIEAGQLKLIAAPFDLGDLMAAASTLFAPLAKSKGLRQRVDIDPQVPQWLLGDAHRLRQVLANLMNNAVKFTESGEIGLSVKQLAAAKSRAQLCFTVRDTGMGMDKATQARLFEPFAQGEDSIARRFGGTGLGLSISRYLVERMGGNLRVDSSPGHGSRFSFALWFDIAQLPAVTETAGLQEVLDLGAARVLVVEDHPINQRVVADMLRIFGAEVTMAEDGEQGLEHLAAAAFDLVLMDVQMPRMDGLTATAHIRANPAWAELPVVALTAGVTESEQERIRAAGMNDLLAKPITLNALSAVLARWLAPASAMANPSGGSLVANQPGARPAQLAQATLEEPAGVPACLDLSEFDAVLAPEEVRELLMLFVESAQRLIEQIITAIATHDWQAARAQAHRLKGVAANTRATAMAEVAARLEQALNAAPELLDARADPLPALVAELRQTYADVSDAIGKRQAGHPVSPAD, encoded by the coding sequence ATGGCTCCGCTCGGCGATTTAATCCACAACGCAACACTGCTGCTCGCACTCGCGCTGGTGCACAACCTGGTGGTCGCGCACTTGCCGCGTCAGCGCCTGGCGACCCAGGTGCTTGATGGCGCCCTCTTTGGCCTAGTGGCACTGGCCGGCATGCTCTACCCCATGACGCTGATGCCTGGCGTCATCTTTGACGGTCGCTCGGTCGTGCTCAGCATGGCCGGGCTCTTTGGTGGCCCCATCAGCGCCGCAGTCGCGGCACTCATCGCCGGCATTTATCGCCTCTGGCTAGGCGGACCTGGGGTCTACATGGGCATTGGCACCCTGCTCACCGCGGCCGCGTTGGGTGTCGGTTTTCGCTACCTGTGCCAGCGCCTGCGGTGGCCAATCAATTGGGTCACTCTGGCACCCTTTGGCCTTGGGGTGCATCTGCTGGCGCTGACCTGGGTCGTGGTGCTGCCGGGCGCCGTGCGGGCGCAAGTGCTGGGTCGGATCGCGCTGCCCTTTCTGGTGGTGCTGCCTATTTTCAGCCTGGTGCTTGGCTTGGTGTTTCGTATGCAGGAGCAGCGCATCGAGAATGGCCGTGCGCTCGAGCGCGAACGCGACCGTCTGCAACGGCTGCTCGAGACGGTCGAGGCGATCATTCAGGCCTCGCCCGTGCCGCAGCTGATTATCGATACCCAGGGCCGCGTTCTGAGTATCAATCCTGCTTTTGAACGGACGATCGGCTACACACTCAAAGAGATGCCGACCCTGGAGCAATGGTGGCTGCTGGCCTACCCCGATCCCGACTATCGACAATGGATTCAGAACATTTGGGGACGACACGCGCAGCGCGCGGCAGAGACCGGCGATACCAGCGCGACGGTCGAAATCCGCGTGCACTGCAAGGACAGGCTCTCGCGGTTGTTCATGGCCGGAACCGTGGCACTGGATGTTGGCGATGGAAACACTCAGACGCGCTTTCTGGTAACCTTTTACGACGTAACCGAACTTAAGCGCGCTCAGGTTGCCGCCGAGGCCGCCGCGCAGGCGAAAATGCGCTTTCTCGCGCACATGAGTCACGAAATCCGCACGCCCATGAATGGCATCATCGGCCTGTCCGAGCTGGCCCTACGCGGCCCGCTCGACGATGGGACGCGGGAGTATCTCGAGCAGATGCATGAGTCCGGCCATCATCTGCTGGCCATTCTCGATGATATTCTTGATCACTCCAAGATCGAAGCCGGACAGCTGAAGCTCATTGCCGCGCCCTTTGATTTGGGCGATTTGATGGCTGCCGCGAGCACGCTTTTCGCGCCCCTGGCCAAGTCCAAGGGTTTGCGTCAACGCGTGGATATCGACCCACAAGTGCCGCAATGGCTGCTCGGCGATGCCCACCGACTGCGCCAGGTGCTTGCCAACCTGATGAACAACGCGGTCAAATTCACCGAGAGTGGAGAGATTGGCCTCAGCGTCAAGCAACTCGCGGCCGCGAAATCGCGCGCCCAGCTATGCTTTACTGTCAGGGATACCGGCATGGGCATGGATAAAGCCACCCAGGCACGGTTGTTCGAGCCCTTTGCCCAAGGTGAGGACTCCATCGCGCGGCGTTTCGGGGGCACCGGGCTGGGACTCAGTATCAGCCGCTATCTGGTCGAGCGCATGGGCGGGAATTTGCGGGTTGACAGCAGCCCAGGCCATGGGAGTCGTTTTTCTTTCGCGCTCTGGTTTGATATCGCGCAACTGCCGGCCGTGACGGAGACTGCAGGGCTGCAAGAAGTGCTTGATCTTGGCGCAGCCCGGGTGTTAGTGGTGGAAGATCACCCCATCAATCAGCGTGTTGTGGCCGATATGCTGCGCATCTTCGGCGCTGAGGTGACGATGGCGGAGGATGGTGAGCAGGGCCTGGAACACCTGGCGGCAGCAGCCTTCGATCTGGTGCTCATGGATGTGCAGATGCCGCGCATGGATGGGCTGACCGCCACTGCGCACATTCGCGCCAACCCCGCCTGGGCGGAGCTGCCGGTCGTCGCGTTGACAGCCGGAGTGACCGAGTCCGAGCAGGAGCGCATTCGCGCCGCGGGCATGAACGACCTGCTCGCCAAGCCCATTACCCTCAATGCACTCTCGGCTGTGCTGGCGCGTTGGCTCGCACCTGCGTCCGCCATGGCCAACCCGTCTGGCGGCTCGCTTGTTGCTAACCAGCCAGGTGCGCGGCCAGCGCAGCTCGCGCAAGCGACCCTTGAGGAACCAGCGGGTGTTCCTGCATGCCTTGACCTCAGTGAGTTCGACGCAGTTCTAGCGCCCGAGGAAGTGCGCGAGCTATTAATGCTCTTTGTGGAGTCCGCGCAGCGACTGATCGAGCAGATCATCACCGCCATTGCCACCCACGACTGGCAGGCGGCGCGCGCACAGGCACATCGGCTAAAGGGGGTAGCGGCCAACACCCGGGCGACCGCCATGGCTGAGGTGGCAGCGCGTCTGGAACAGGCTCTGAACGCAGCCCCAGAGCTGCTGGATGCTCGCGCTGACCCACTGCCCGCATTGGTCGCCGAGCTCAGGCAGACTTATGCCGATGTGAGCGACGCCATCGGGAAACGCCAGGCCGGTCATCCCG